The following are from one region of the Trichoderma breve strain T069 chromosome 5, whole genome shotgun sequence genome:
- a CDS encoding major facilitator superfamily domain-containing protein encodes MPPDDQNQAMASNTQIVPVESKPKHSWRFWAIFPGLCFAILLAGLDTSIVATSLPTISADLNSGALYIWIINGYFLATAAVQPLFGQASDIFGRRIPMLVSISLFTLGSGLCGGAKDTPMLIAARLVQGIGGGGLFVMVDIIVADLVALRDRQKYMSVIMATFALGTFIGPIIGGVIVTDISWRWVFYINLPIGGTALLLVFLFLRVHYKREGTLLARLRRVDLPGNALLMSAVVSILIALTWGGTLYAWDSYHVLVPLLIGAAGLVLFYFHQKYLAVEATMPIRVYSNSVSLLAYILTFLHGIEMSWLSFFLPVYFQVLLEASPLKSGVNLLAIVIPLMPAGIAGGLTIAKTGRYKPTMVAGYALLSIGVGCLTILDSHSSTAKWVIFQIIAGVGGGLALTATLPAVQAPLAESDVAVATASWAFVRSFGSIWGAAIPSAVFNSRVDNLLDTISDPATREIMKRGGAYQHATADFMSSFNGTLKQELVHVYTEGIKESWQVLIAFAVVAVPIALFIREVPLRQELVTEFGLDESEKKEGSGNDETELVTGPVTRE; translated from the coding sequence ATGCCTCCGGACGATCAAAATCAGGCCATGGCGTCTAATACCCAAATCGTCCCTGTCGAATCAAAGCCAAAACACAGTTGGCGATTCTGGGCCATCTTCCCCGGCCTATGCTTTGCCATCTTGCTTGCCGGCCTCGATACTTCGATCGTCGCAACATCGCTGCCAACCATATCTGCCGACCTCAATTCAGGAGCCTTGTATATATGGATCATCAATGGCTATTTCCTGGCGACGGCTGCGGTACAGCCACTCTTCGGTCAAGCGTCGGACATCTTTGGACGCCGCATCCCCATGCTTGTgtccatctccctcttcacaCTCGGCAGTGGACTCTGCGGCGGAGCCAAAGATACCCCAATGTTGATTGCCGCTCGACTGGTACAGGGGATTGGAGGAGGCGGTTTGTTCGTCATGGTTGACATTATCGTGGCAGATCTGGTCGCTCTGCGCGATAGGCAAAAATACATGTCCGTTATAATGGCCACATTCGCTTTGGGCACCTTCATTGGGCCTATTATTGGCGGTGTTATCGTCACGGATATCTCATGGCGCTGGGTGTTCTATATCAATCTGCCGATCGGTGGAACAGCGTTGTTGCTTGTCTTTCTGTTCCTCCGCGTCCATTATAAGCGTGAAGGCACGCTCCTTGCCCGTCTACGCCGTGTCGACTTGCCCGGAAATGCGCTTTTGATGAGCGCTGTTGTCTCAATTCTGATTGCTCTAACTTGGGGCGGTACACTGTATGCATGGGATTCATACCATGTTCTTGTTCCGCTCCTAATTGGAGCTGCAGGACTTGTGCTCTTCTATTTCCACCAGAAATACCTAGCGGTCGAGGCGACGATGCCTATCCGAGTCTATAGCAACAGTGTTTCGCTGCTTGCTTACATACTAACATTCCTCCACGGCATTGAGATGAGCTGGCTtagcttctttctccccgTCTACTTCCAGGTTCTTCTCGAGGCCAGTCCACTTAAATCTGGAGTGAACTTGCTAGCAATTGTGATCCCCCTGATGCCAGCTGGTATAGCCGGGGGGTTAACGATTGCCAAAACTGGTCGCTATAAGCCAACAATGGTGGCAGGCTACGCCCTCCTTTCCATTGGTGTCGGCTGTCTCACAATCCTGGATTCGCATTCGTCCACAGCAAAATGGGTCATCTTTCAGATAATTGCTGGTGTTGGAGGAGGACTAGCCTTGACGGCAACATTGCCAGCTGTGCAGGCGCCCCTTGCGGAATCtgatgttgctgttgctacAGCATCTTGGGCTTTTGTACGCAGTTTCGGCTCAATCTGGGGCGCAGCCATCCCGTCGGCTGTATTCAACTCTCGCGTCGATAATCTTCTCGATACAATAAGTGATCCGGCGACCCGAGAAATCATGAAGCGAGGCGGCGCATATCAACACGCGACGGCAGACTTCATGTCTTCTTTCAATGGCACGCTGAAACAAGAATTGGTTCACGTATACACagagggcatcaaggagTCGTGGCAGGTGCTTATAGCATTTGCTGTTGTCGCCGTCCCTATCGCTTTATTTATCCGTGAGGTCCCTCTTCGACAAGAATTAGTCACGGAATTTGGGCTCGACGAATctgagaagaaagaaggctcCGGCAACGATGAAACGGAGTTGGTGACGGGACCAGTCACCCGCGAATAA
- a CDS encoding amino acid permease domain-containing protein translates to MAPHNDGAAVEGIAVELENQLPDAEKSISYDPALASAADTQQLANIGYKQELQRHYSSIQVFAIAFSIMGLLPSISATLWFNVPAGPVGMVWGWFSASAFIFVVGLAIAELGSSLPTSGGLYWWTHHFAADRYKNPLCFLVGYSNTIGLIGGICSIDYGFASFIVSLGTISSDGEWSPKRGYLYAIFVATVLSHGLLATFAARIMHHLQTWFVAANFALIVATVIALPVSMRIKDVPINSASVVFGLSENETTWPTGWAFMLSWLCPIWTIGAFDSCVHMSEEAKNPTKAVPIGIIASIGCCWILGFFVNSILAACAGSDFGAILSTPFEQPVAQIYYNALGKHGTLGFMSAISILQYFMGLSIVVAASRQTWAFSRDGGLPFSQYLRKISKSFGYQPLRTVWASCIVAVILGLLSLINNAAANALFSLAAAGNNVAWAIPILCRILWGQEKFRPGPFYTGKRLSVVIAVVALIYLAFATILCMFPTEGPNPDPTVMNYSSVVNGTVWGGALLYYFLYAHTWFKGPIHNTHAVLEED, encoded by the exons ATGGCACCCCACAACGACGGCGCGGCTGTTGAAGGCATCGCCGTGGAGCTGGAAAATCAACTTCCAGATGCCGAAAAATCCATCAGTTATGACCCTGCCCTCGCCAGTGCTGCAGACACGCAGCAGTTAG CAAATATTGGTTACAAACAGGAGCTGCAGCGTCACTATTCCAGTATACAGGTGTTCGCCATAGCATTTAGTATTATGGGCCTActcccatccatctcagCGACGCTATGGTTCAATGTTCCTGCAGGCCCCGTTGGAATGGTGTGG GGATGGTTCTCCGCAAGTGCCTTCATCTTTGTCGTAGGGTTAGCTATT GCTGAACTCGGCTCCTCGTTACCGACCTCTGGCGGGCTATACTGGTGGACACATCACTTCGCTGCCGACCGATATAAAAATCCTCTGTGCTTCCTTGTTGGGTACAGCAATACAATTGGGCTAATTGGCGGCATTTGCTCAATAGACT ACGGCTTCGCATCCTTCATCGTATCCTTGGGTACTATCAGCAGTGATGGAGAGTGGTCTCCAAAACGCGGATACCTTTATGCCATATTTGTCGCGACCGTTCTTTCGCATGGTCTTCTTGCAACCTTTGCTGCACGGATTatgcatcatcttcaaactTGGTTTGTCGCTGCCAATTTCGCGCTAATTGTGGCAACAGTTATTGCTTTGCCAGTGAGTATGCGCATTAAAGACGTGCCAATTAACTCAGCAAGTGTTGTCTTTGGACTTTCTGAAAACGAAACTACGTGGCCGACAGGCTGGGCATTTATGCTATCATGGCTGTGTCCTATTTGGACGATCGGTGCCTTTGACTCTTGCGTACACATGAGTGAAGAGGCTAAAAACCCCACCAAAGCTGTTCCTATCGGAATAATAGCATCAATCGGATGCTGTTGgatcttgggcttctttgtAAATTCGATACTAGCTGCTTGTGCTGGTAGCGATTTCGGCGCCATACTTAGCACCCCCTTTGAACAGCCTGTTGCTCAG ATATACTATAATGCGCTGGGTAAACATGGGACTTTGGGGTTTATGTCTGCCATATCAATTTTGCAGTATTTTATGGGCTTAAGTATT GTTGTTGCGGCCTCTAGGCAAACCTGGGCCTTTTCCCGCGACGGCGGCTTGCCTTTTTCCCAATACCTCCGGAAGATAAGCAAATCATTTGGATACCAGCCGTTAAGAACAGTGTGGGCATCCTGCATTGTAGCTGTGATCCTTGGTTTGTTATCATTGATCAATAACGCTGCTGCCAATGCTCTCTTTTCGTTAGCAGCAGCCGGTAACAATGTTGCCTGGGCAATTCCAATTCTATGTCGCATTCTCTGGGGCCAAGAGAAGTTCCGCCCTGGACCCTTCTACACTGGAAAACGACTCAGCGTTGTAATTGCCGTCGTGGCGCTGATTTACTTGGCATTTGCTACTATTTTGTGCATGTTCCCGACAGAAGGACCAAATCCTGACC CAACCGTCATGAACTATTCTTCAGTTGTCAATGGGACGGTGTGGGGAGGTGCACTCCTGTATTATTTCTTATACGCGCATACTTGGTTCAAGGGGCCTATACACAACACTCATGCAGTATTGGAAGAAGACTAG